A portion of the Stigmatella aurantiaca DW4/3-1 genome contains these proteins:
- a CDS encoding glycoside hydrolase family 43 protein, whose product MRPRERAPGVSLLAFCMTALVTLTLHSAPASAATNVYTMSAFTNSSESNMYVYQSYNGTHYGLMKGPAYTPPSGLIRDPSILKHTDGLYYVTYTTNWEGNTIGFATSSDRVNWTFLQNVTLPVANLQNTWAPEWFKDSDGSVNIIVSLRTTGTSNFTPHVIKARNSALTSWSSPVPLSGLGPNYIDTFIVKLGSTYHAFTKNETSKYIEYATSSSLTGPYTFKGTGDWAGWGNWLEGPALVQVDNGSWRIFFDGYTVSKYYYSDSSNTFASWSAKKELPSLTGFVRHLTVLKETGQAGDIRRLQSFNFQTYFVRHYNYQARLDQNVSPAEDSQFRIVPGLADGSAVSFEAVNLPGYFLRHNDNVLVLAKNDGTSLFKQDATFLDVAGLANSSWTSYQAYNVPGSYIRHYNYTLRIEPITTSISQSDATFREISP is encoded by the coding sequence ATGCGGCCCCGGGAAAGGGCGCCTGGCGTATCGCTCCTGGCGTTCTGCATGACGGCCTTGGTGACGCTCACGCTCCATTCGGCGCCAGCCTCTGCCGCCACCAACGTGTACACCATGAGCGCATTCACGAACTCCAGTGAATCGAACATGTATGTGTACCAGTCGTATAACGGAACCCATTACGGGCTGATGAAAGGGCCCGCCTATACGCCTCCGTCGGGGTTGATCCGCGACCCCAGCATCCTCAAGCACACCGACGGGCTGTATTACGTGACCTACACCACGAACTGGGAAGGCAATACGATTGGTTTCGCGACGAGCTCTGACCGCGTGAACTGGACCTTTCTTCAGAACGTGACGCTCCCGGTCGCGAACCTGCAGAACACCTGGGCACCCGAGTGGTTCAAGGACAGCGACGGCAGCGTCAACATCATCGTCTCGCTGCGCACCACCGGTACTTCCAACTTCACCCCCCATGTCATCAAGGCGCGCAACAGCGCACTGACCTCATGGTCGAGTCCTGTTCCCCTCTCTGGATTGGGTCCCAATTACATCGACACCTTCATCGTCAAGCTTGGGAGCACCTACCATGCGTTCACCAAGAATGAGACGAGCAAGTACATCGAGTACGCGACGTCTTCCAGCCTGACCGGACCCTACACCTTCAAAGGTACTGGGGATTGGGCTGGCTGGGGGAACTGGCTGGAGGGTCCGGCCCTGGTCCAGGTGGACAATGGCTCGTGGCGGATCTTCTTCGACGGATACACGGTCTCAAAATACTACTACAGCGATTCGTCTAACACCTTCGCTTCCTGGTCGGCCAAGAAGGAGCTTCCTTCGCTCACGGGGTTCGTCCGGCATCTGACCGTGCTGAAAGAAACGGGACAGGCCGGTGACATCCGGCGGCTCCAGTCATTCAACTTCCAGACCTACTTCGTCCGCCATTACAACTATCAGGCCCGCCTGGATCAGAATGTCTCCCCGGCCGAGGATTCGCAGTTCCGCATCGTTCCCGGACTGGCCGATGGCAGTGCCGTGTCGTTCGAGGCGGTCAATCTTCCTGGCTACTTCCTGAGGCATAACGACAACGTGCTGGTGCTGGCGAAGAATGACGGCACGAGTCTGTTCAAGCAGGACGCCACCTTCCTGGATGTCGCGGGACTGGCGAACTCGAGCTGGACTTCCTATCAGGCGTACAACGTCCCGGGTTCGTATATCCGCCACTACAACTACACGCTTCGTATCGAGCCCATCACCACCTCGATCTCGCAGTCGGACGCGACGTTCCGGGAGATCAGCCCATGA
- a CDS encoding family 43 glycosylhydrolase: MARHLAAVIMALQLAASTALAAPPQYANSLILQRADAHIYKHTDGYYYFTASVPEYDRIILRRATSIQGLASAAETVIWRKHASGEMGAHIWAPEIHFIGGKWYIYFAAGASNDIWRIRMYALESSSANPLTGAWTEKGRISSGLDSFSLDATTFEHNGQRYMLWAQSNPDSNVYIAKMSSPTTLSGAAVLLTKPEYTWETQGYRVNEGPAVLKKNGKIFVTYSASKTDDRYCLGMLTASESSDLLNPASWKKSAVPVLVSNVNTSQYGPGHNSFTVSEDGQSDLLVYHARNYKAISGDPLYDPNRHTRVQKIYWNEDGTPNFGIPLADGATPFRFKSYNQPSHVIRHWEFRGKLETNVTNLADSQFRLVPGLAASGAVSFESANYPGYYLRHKNFEVWVEKSDGSTSFKNDASFYQRAGLADSGGLSFESYNYPGRYLRHSNFLLYVQAVSTATDRADATFIAD; encoded by the coding sequence ATGGCGAGACACTTGGCGGCGGTGATCATGGCTTTGCAGCTTGCGGCGTCAACCGCTCTGGCTGCACCCCCGCAGTATGCGAACTCCCTGATACTCCAGCGGGCCGATGCTCACATTTACAAGCACACGGATGGCTACTACTACTTCACGGCGTCTGTTCCGGAGTACGACCGGATCATCTTGAGGCGCGCGACGTCGATTCAAGGCCTGGCCTCCGCGGCGGAGACGGTCATCTGGCGAAAGCATGCCTCTGGCGAGATGGGAGCGCACATCTGGGCGCCGGAGATCCACTTCATCGGGGGCAAGTGGTACATCTATTTCGCGGCGGGAGCCTCCAACGATATCTGGAGGATCCGCATGTATGCCCTCGAGAGCAGCAGTGCCAATCCGCTGACTGGCGCTTGGACCGAGAAGGGTCGCATCTCTTCGGGGCTGGATTCATTCTCGCTCGATGCCACCACATTCGAGCACAACGGCCAGCGGTACATGCTCTGGGCCCAATCGAACCCGGACAGCAATGTGTACATCGCGAAAATGAGCAGTCCGACTACGCTGTCGGGAGCCGCCGTGTTGCTGACGAAGCCCGAGTACACCTGGGAGACCCAGGGCTACCGGGTCAACGAGGGGCCCGCGGTTCTCAAGAAGAACGGGAAGATCTTCGTCACCTACTCCGCCAGCAAGACCGATGACCGCTACTGCTTGGGGATGCTGACGGCCTCTGAGAGCAGCGATCTGCTGAATCCGGCTTCCTGGAAGAAGTCAGCAGTCCCGGTGCTCGTCAGCAATGTGAACACGAGTCAATACGGACCGGGTCACAACTCTTTCACCGTGTCCGAGGATGGGCAGAGCGATCTTCTGGTCTACCATGCCCGGAACTACAAAGCGATCAGCGGAGATCCGCTGTACGACCCGAACCGCCATACCCGCGTGCAGAAGATTTACTGGAACGAGGATGGAACGCCCAACTTCGGGATTCCGTTGGCGGATGGCGCCACGCCTTTCCGGTTCAAGTCGTACAACCAGCCGTCCCATGTGATTCGACACTGGGAGTTCCGGGGGAAGCTTGAGACGAATGTGACCAATCTGGCCGATTCGCAGTTCAGGCTCGTACCGGGCCTTGCCGCCTCTGGCGCAGTCTCGTTCGAGTCGGCGAACTACCCAGGCTACTACCTGCGTCACAAGAACTTCGAGGTCTGGGTGGAGAAGAGTGATGGGTCCACCTCGTTCAAGAACGATGCGTCGTTCTACCAGCGCGCGGGATTGGCGGACAGCGGGGGATTGTCGTTCGAGTCGTACAACTATCCCGGCCGGTATCTTCGCCACTCCAACTTCCTGCTCTATGTCCAGGCGGTGTCCACTGCCACGGACCGTGCCGACGCGACCTTCATCGCCGATTGA
- a CDS encoding aldo/keto reductase, with product MHYVNLGHTGLKVSRICLGCMSYGSSKWRPWVLDEEASQPFFRRAVEAGINFFDTADMYSLGMSEEVTGRALRQYARLEEVVIATKVFNPMSDRPNMSGLSRKHIVQGCEASLKRLGVETIDLYQLHRMDPNTPLEETLAALDLLVRQGKVRYIGASSSAAWKFAKALSLSERHGWARFVSMQNHYNLLYREEEREMMPLCEEEGIGVIPWSPLARGLLAGTRKSLDDKQTTTRAGSDAFAATLYDNPHDWDVVEMVRKVASARGDTPAAVSLAWLLSKPAVVAPIIGATKLEHLEAAIGAVEIKLTPEELKSLEAPYQPHSVRGL from the coding sequence GTGCACTACGTGAATCTCGGACATACCGGCCTGAAGGTGTCCCGCATCTGCCTGGGATGCATGAGCTATGGCAGTTCCAAGTGGCGCCCCTGGGTGCTCGACGAAGAGGCCTCGCAGCCGTTCTTCCGGCGAGCCGTGGAAGCGGGTATCAACTTCTTCGACACGGCGGACATGTACTCGCTCGGAATGAGCGAGGAGGTCACCGGTCGCGCCCTTCGCCAGTATGCGCGGCTGGAGGAGGTGGTCATTGCCACCAAGGTCTTCAACCCCATGAGTGACCGGCCCAACATGAGCGGCTTGTCGCGCAAGCACATCGTGCAGGGGTGCGAGGCAAGCCTCAAGCGGCTGGGGGTGGAGACGATCGATCTGTACCAGCTTCATCGCATGGATCCGAACACCCCTCTCGAGGAGACGTTGGCGGCACTGGACCTGCTCGTGCGGCAGGGCAAGGTGCGCTACATCGGCGCGAGCTCTTCTGCCGCGTGGAAGTTCGCCAAGGCCCTGAGCCTGTCCGAGCGCCACGGCTGGGCACGCTTCGTGTCCATGCAGAACCACTACAACCTCCTCTATCGAGAGGAGGAGCGAGAGATGATGCCCCTGTGTGAAGAGGAAGGCATCGGGGTGATCCCCTGGTCCCCGCTCGCACGCGGGTTACTCGCGGGCACCCGTAAATCCTTGGACGACAAGCAAACGACCACGCGCGCAGGCTCGGATGCCTTCGCGGCAACGCTCTACGACAACCCTCATGACTGGGACGTGGTGGAGATGGTGCGGAAGGTCGCGTCGGCCCGCGGCGACACGCCTGCCGCCGTGTCGCTCGCGTGGCTTCTGTCCAAGCCCGCCGTGGTGGCCCCCATCATCGGTGCGACGAAGCTGGAGCACTTGGAGGCCGCCATCGGCGCGGTGGAGATAAAGCTAACCCCGGAGGAACTCAAATCCTTGGAGGCGCCCTATCAACCCCACTCCGTGCGCGGCCTCTGA
- a CDS encoding 2-hydroxychromene-2-carboxylate isomerase: protein MQGEIEFWFDFASTYSYVAAMRIEEASARVGARVLWRPFLLGPIFEAQQGIKDSPFNVNPARGLYMWRDLERLCAKYRLPWRRPSVFPQNSTLASRIAAVATEESWGPDYVRAVFRANFAEARDIAARRVVESLLAQVGADPQAVFARAELSENKPRLRELTTQAVRLGIFGAPNFIVNGELFFGQDRLEDALALLSE, encoded by the coding sequence ATGCAAGGCGAGATCGAATTCTGGTTCGACTTCGCGAGCACCTACTCCTACGTGGCGGCGATGCGCATCGAGGAGGCCTCGGCGAGGGTAGGGGCGCGGGTGCTCTGGCGTCCGTTTCTGCTGGGACCCATCTTCGAAGCGCAACAGGGGATCAAGGATTCGCCGTTCAATGTGAACCCGGCACGGGGCCTCTATATGTGGAGGGACCTTGAACGGCTCTGCGCGAAGTACCGGCTGCCCTGGCGGCGGCCATCCGTGTTCCCCCAGAACAGTACGCTCGCGTCCCGGATCGCAGCCGTGGCCACCGAGGAGTCATGGGGGCCAGATTACGTGCGCGCCGTCTTTCGCGCGAACTTCGCCGAGGCGCGGGACATTGCCGCTCGGAGGGTCGTTGAATCGCTGCTCGCCCAGGTGGGAGCAGATCCCCAGGCAGTGTTTGCCCGGGCGGAGCTATCGGAGAACAAGCCGCGCCTTCGGGAGTTGACCACGCAAGCAGTGCGGCTCGGCATCTTCGGCGCGCCCAACTTCATCGTGAACGGCGAGCTGTTCTTTGGGCAAGATCGGCTGGAAGACGCGCTCGCGCTTCTCTCGGAGTGA
- a CDS encoding choice-of-anchor A family protein gives MGQHSPVKTEEACIEVDLGGYNLFLLEDYSGGHDVMGKVAAGGDIHLTDFAVGAGLSGDISNTLVAGGNLALSRGGVWGDARYAGSYSADQTVVFPRGSAAQGTPIDFAERGAKLRQLSAQLAGLTVNGTTVRENWGGLFLRGTAPDTNVFEVNASAITGAKLLSIEAPANSLAVVNIRGASATFTGFGQTFSGGIDQQGVLFNFVDATGIEAHGYGFWGTVLAPFADVTFNDGSWDGGIYAKSLTGNAEGHINPLKDHDICL, from the coding sequence GTGGGGCAGCATTCCCCGGTGAAGACGGAGGAGGCCTGCATTGAGGTGGACCTGGGCGGGTACAACCTGTTCCTGCTGGAGGACTACAGCGGGGGCCACGATGTGATGGGCAAGGTGGCGGCGGGAGGAGACATTCACCTGACGGACTTCGCGGTGGGTGCTGGGTTGAGCGGGGACATCTCCAACACGCTGGTGGCCGGTGGAAACCTGGCGCTCTCGCGAGGAGGAGTGTGGGGAGATGCCCGGTACGCGGGCAGCTACAGCGCGGACCAGACGGTGGTCTTCCCCCGTGGCTCGGCCGCACAGGGCACGCCCATCGACTTCGCCGAGCGTGGCGCCAAGCTGAGGCAGCTCTCTGCCCAGTTGGCGGGGCTGACGGTGAACGGCACCACGGTGCGCGAGAACTGGGGAGGCCTCTTCCTGCGTGGCACAGCGCCGGACACCAACGTCTTCGAGGTGAACGCCAGTGCCATCACCGGGGCGAAGCTCTTGTCCATCGAAGCTCCGGCCAACTCGTTGGCGGTGGTGAACATCCGTGGAGCCTCGGCCACGTTCACCGGCTTTGGCCAGACGTTCAGCGGGGGCATCGACCAGCAGGGGGTGCTGTTCAACTTCGTGGATGCCACCGGCATCGAGGCGCATGGCTACGGCTTCTGGGGCACGGTGTTGGCTCCCTTCGCCGACGTCACCTTCAATGATGGAAGCTGGGATGGAGGCATCTACGCCAAGTCCCTGACGGGCAATGCCGAGGGCCACATCAACCCTCTGAAGGACCACGACATCTGCCTGTAG
- a CDS encoding threonine/serine ThrE exporter family protein, whose product MPPEFPPAFRQTPPGPVVAFILRLGKALHQYGTPAHRLEEQLRQVSERFGVEARFFSTPTSIFASFGTPELLQTSLIRVEPGEIDLERLTLLDALTYEVIHDKLSPELGTQRVEAILQAPPRYGLLVTLLCWTLAAGAAARLFGGGPREMCVAGLSSLSIGVLDQVLRRGSRAARVLESAAALLSSVLAVAAASIFGPLSVQVATLSGLIVLLPGLGLTVAINELATRNLISGTSRLTGAVLVFLQLTFGVALGGRLAGLLPEPLPPLSPSPLPFWTVVGALVVVALAVTVLFRARPEDIGWIVTAGALAFGGARLGAHGLGTELGAFVGALLLGMASNAMARLRNRPAVVTLVPGMMLLVPGSLGFRSLESLLARDVVTGVGTAFSMLLVAVAIAVGLLFANALVPSRRVL is encoded by the coding sequence ATGCCCCCCGAGTTTCCCCCTGCATTCCGCCAGACGCCCCCAGGCCCCGTGGTGGCATTCATCCTGCGGCTGGGAAAAGCCCTCCACCAGTATGGAACCCCCGCCCACCGGCTGGAGGAGCAGCTTCGCCAGGTGTCGGAACGCTTCGGCGTGGAGGCGCGTTTCTTCTCCACCCCCACGTCCATCTTCGCCTCGTTCGGTACTCCCGAGTTGCTCCAGACGAGTCTCATTCGCGTGGAGCCCGGGGAGATAGATCTGGAGCGGCTGACGCTGCTGGATGCGCTCACCTACGAGGTCATTCACGACAAGCTCTCACCGGAGCTGGGAACCCAGCGGGTGGAGGCCATTCTCCAAGCCCCCCCGCGTTATGGGCTCCTCGTCACCCTGCTCTGCTGGACACTGGCAGCCGGTGCTGCCGCGAGGTTGTTCGGCGGAGGACCTCGGGAGATGTGCGTCGCCGGGCTGAGCAGCCTCTCCATTGGAGTGCTCGACCAGGTGCTGCGCCGCGGCTCCCGTGCAGCCCGCGTGCTGGAATCAGCCGCCGCGCTCCTGTCCTCGGTCCTGGCCGTGGCGGCAGCGAGCATCTTTGGGCCCCTGTCCGTCCAGGTGGCCACCCTCTCGGGCCTCATCGTCCTGTTGCCGGGCTTGGGACTCACCGTGGCCATCAATGAGCTGGCCACGCGCAACCTCATCTCAGGCACCTCCCGGCTGACGGGCGCGGTGCTTGTCTTCTTACAGCTCACCTTTGGCGTGGCCCTGGGAGGCAGACTGGCCGGACTGTTGCCTGAACCGCTTCCCCCGCTTTCCCCCTCCCCCCTCCCCTTCTGGACGGTGGTGGGCGCCTTGGTGGTGGTGGCGCTCGCGGTGACCGTCCTCTTCCGGGCGCGCCCGGAGGACATCGGATGGATCGTGACAGCGGGGGCCCTCGCCTTTGGAGGCGCCCGATTGGGAGCCCACGGCCTGGGCACGGAGCTGGGAGCCTTTGTCGGAGCGCTCCTGCTCGGCATGGCCAGCAACGCGATGGCCCGGCTTCGAAACCGCCCTGCAGTCGTCACCCTCGTCCCAGGAATGATGTTGCTGGTCCCGGGAAGCCTGGGCTTTCGGAGCCTGGAGTCCCTGCTGGCGCGGGATGTGGTGACGGGGGTAGGCACCGCTTTCTCCATGCTCCTGGTGGCGGTCGCTATCGCCGTCGGCCTGCTCTTCGCCAACGCGCTGGTCCCCTCACGCCGGGTGCTCTAA